In the Carboxydothermus hydrogenoformans Z-2901 genome, one interval contains:
- a CDS encoding Fur family transcriptional regulator produces MENILSQVGKKLRESDYKLTPQREEILRVLIENQDKHLSAEEILGLVKEKSPEIGLATVYRTLEILYSLGLVHCMDFGDGRKRYEFELLESKSHQHHHLICLNCGKIEEIEEDLLEELEREVYKNKGFVVTNHQLKIYGFCRNCAPKKEGEI; encoded by the coding sequence ATGGAGAATATCTTAAGTCAAGTGGGTAAGAAACTTCGTGAAAGTGATTATAAGCTTACTCCGCAGCGGGAAGAAATTTTGCGGGTATTAATTGAAAACCAGGATAAGCATTTAAGTGCGGAAGAAATTTTAGGGCTTGTTAAAGAAAAATCTCCGGAAATTGGCTTAGCCACCGTCTACCGCACCCTTGAAATTTTATATTCTTTAGGCTTGGTACATTGTATGGATTTTGGTGATGGTCGTAAAAGATATGAATTTGAGCTTCTTGAAAGTAAATCGCACCAGCATCATCATTTAATATGTTTAAATTGTGGAAAAATTGAAGAGATTGAGGAAGATTTATTGGAGGAACTGGAAAGGGAAGTATATAAAAATAAAGGTTTTGTCGTAACCAATCACCAGTTAAAAATTTATGGCTTTTGTAGAAATTGTGCGCCAAAAAAGGAAGGGGAGATTTAA
- a CDS encoding BlaI/MecI/CopY family transcriptional regulator produces MSWLEGEFKPQNKGVAKVLGELEARVMEIIWDLGEATVKDVHQIINQEKKLAYTTILTIMGRLADKGLLIKKSIGLAHSYTPAVSREEFYNKVAETVVDGLFEEFAEPAFTHFLKKVENDPQKLAELEKMLLKIKEQQG; encoded by the coding sequence ATGAGCTGGTTAGAGGGCGAATTTAAACCCCAAAATAAGGGTGTGGCCAAGGTTTTAGGTGAATTAGAAGCAAGAGTTATGGAAATTATCTGGGATTTAGGAGAAGCAACGGTAAAGGATGTCCACCAGATTATTAATCAGGAGAAAAAGCTTGCCTATACCACGATTCTGACCATCATGGGCAGGCTTGCCGATAAAGGGCTTTTAATCAAAAAAAGTATTGGGCTTGCCCATTCCTATACGCCGGCGGTAAGCCGGGAGGAATTTTATAATAAGGTTGCCGAAACGGTAGTGGATGGCCTTTTTGAAGAGTTTGCCGAGCCTGCTTTTACCCATTTCTTGAAAAAGGTAGAGAATGATCCGCAGAAACTTGCGGAGTTGGAAAAAATGTTATTAAAAATAAAAGAACAGCAGGGGTAG